The following coding sequences lie in one Ictalurus furcatus strain D&B chromosome 7, Billie_1.0, whole genome shotgun sequence genomic window:
- the guk1a gene encoding guanylate kinase: MYMRRFFSKVCSVMAGPRPVVFSGPSGAGKSTLLKKLLKEFDGVFGFSVSHTTRKPRPGEENGKDYHYVSREEMQAGIAKGDFIESAEFSGNIYGTSKAAVQAVQAQNLICILDIDMQGVKSIRKTNLNPIYVSIQPPSMDVLEKRLRARQTESEESLQKRLQVALVEMEFSKEAGQFDVVIVNDILDEAYEKLKAALLQEIQKVKNTTKA; the protein is encoded by the exons ATGTACATGAGGAGGTTTTTCTCTAAAGTTTGCTCAG tgatggCAGGACCGAGGCCGGTGGTTTTTAGCGGTCCCTCAGGTGCTGGGAAAAGCACACTACTCAAAAAGCTTCTCAAGGAGTTTGATGGCGTCTTCGGCTTCAGCGTCTCCC ATACGACACGGAAACCACGTCCAGGAGAGGAGAATGGAAaag ATTATCATTACGTGAGCAGGGAGGAAATGCAGGCCGGAATCGCTAAAGGAGATTTTATTGAGAGCGCAGAGTTCTCGGGGAACATTTACGGAACGAG TAAAGCAGCAGTCCAGGCCGTTCAGGCCCAAAATCTGATTTGCATTTTGGACATCGACATGCAGGGAGTGAAGAGCATCAGGAAAACTAATTTAAACCCCATCTACGTCTCCATCCAACCTCCATCCATGGATGTGCtg gaGAAGAGGTTAAGGGCGAGACAGACCGAGTCTGAGGAGAGTTTACAGAAGCGACTCCAGGTTGCACTCGTCGAAATGGAGTTCA GTAAAGAAGCGGGTCAGTTTGACGTGGTCATCGTTAACGATATTCTGGACGAAGCGTACGAGAAATTAAAAGCAGCTCTGCTCCAG gaaatccaaaaagtaaaaaacaccaccaaagcCTGA